The segment TGCGTCAACCGCAGGTGCCCGCTGACCAGTTCGACGGAGGTCTGGACGTCGTCGAACAGGTAGAAGTCCTCCGCCGGGGAGCGGGTGCGGCCGGTCGCCAGGGGGATCACGCCGAGGCTGACCTGCGGCAGGGTGCTCACCGCGATGAGGTGGCCGAGCTGTCCGTCCATCGTCTCCGCGTCGCACACCGCGCCGCGCAGCACCGACTCCTCGACCAGCAGCGCGAACGTCGCGCCGCCGGAGAAGACCATCCTCTGGCGGGCCATCCGGGCCTCCACCGCTGCGTCCACGTCGTCGACGGTGCCGCGGGAGCGTTGGACGGCGCGCAGCACGGCCTCGGTGTAGGCGCGGGTCTGCACCATGCCGGGGATCGTCCGGGAGGCGTAGACGCGGAAGCGGCGGGTTCTGCGGTAGAGGTCGAGGACGGAGTCCTGGGCCTGGCGCAGCCCACCGGCCTCCAGGCGGCGCCACTCGACGTACATCGACTCCACCGCGCGGGAGGCGGCGATCAGCTCCGGGACCTGCTCCTCGGCCCCGCACGCCCGGCACCAGGCCCGAATGTCCGCCTCCGACGGCGCGGCCTTTCCCGCTTGGAGGCGGGAGGTCTTGGCCGGGTTCCAGCCGCACCGGGCCGACAGCTCGTCACCGGTGATCCCGGCATCCCGGCGAAGATCGCGCAGCCGCTCGGCGAGGGCCCTGCGGGCGGCGACGACGCTGGAGGACGGGGTGTAGGGCGGCATGGGGCTGTCGGTCCGGTGCGCTCGTGCTCCTGTTGGTCAGATCGTGTACTTGTCGTGCGGGATCGCCCGGTCCCACACCTGCTCGAAGGCGTCGGCGCAGAGCCGGACGGCCGCCGGGTCCTCGGTGAGCTCCCCGCCGAGGGAGTCACCGTCGCCGGAGAAGTGCCCCCAGCGCACCAGTCGACCGTCGAACAGCCAGAAGTCGTTGCCCGGCAGGGGGATGTCGCCGGCGTTGCGCCGCGGCAGCCACCGCACCTGCTCCCCGGCCGCCACGTTGGGGAACGTCACGTCGTACTCATAGCGGATGTACTCGCTGACCGGCTCGGACACGATCCGGGCCCGGCGGATCTCCACGCCGCGTCCGACGGTCTCGGCGATGACGTCCAGCCAGGGCCGCCACCACGACGCCCGGTCGGCAGGGTCCAGCCGGTGCCCGTCCCGCCAGGCGCGCAGCGCGGGGTCGTCCTGCATGTACCCGTCGCGCATCTCCAGATGGAGCGCGGAGCGGACGGTGCCCCGCAGCAGTTCGTCAATCCTCGTCGTCGCGCTCGGCGACATCCAGTGCCTCCCTGATCGCCTGCGCGAGCCGCGCCGGCACGCGGACGACGGCCTCGTGCTCGGGGATCGGGCCGGTCACCCGGCACTCGGCCTCCGTCTCCGCGTCGGCCTTCCACCCCTGGATCACCAGGTCCTTCGTCTCCTCGTCCACCCAGATCGTCGGCGAGTCGCCATCCGGGCTGTTCGGGTCCTTCCCCATGAACGTTAGCCGCATCTGCTCCCCTTGCGATCGTCGGTTGCGAGATCTCGCGATGGCCTCCCATGCTGCCCGCGACCGATCGCGTACAGCAGGGCGATTCGGGCCAACTCTGCCGGCTCCCGCCACGACTGCGCGGCGCGGCTGGGCGGATGATCAGCAGCCGGTCGTATCGGCGTTCCTCGAAACTCCCGGCAGAGCCGGGGGCTTCCCTTCTCGCGGTAGACGGGCCCGACAGCGCCCGGCCGCCGATCATCGACGGCGTGCGTCTGGCTGCTGCTTGAGGTGCCTTTGACGACGGCCTGAAGTCGATTGCCGGGTGCCTGAGAGTGCGCGACCATCGTCGGATGAGTACGGACACGGACGAGGGGCGGAAGCTGGCACGGGTTGTGCAGACGTGTTCCGCATACCCGTCACAGTGGGATGCCTGGACGGCGGACGGCCAGTACCTGTATCTCCGATACCGGCATGGTGAGGGCAGCGT is part of the Kitasatospora setae KM-6054 genome and harbors:
- a CDS encoding DUF6879 family protein, which produces MSPSATTRIDELLRGTVRSALHLEMRDGYMQDDPALRAWRDGHRLDPADRASWWRPWLDVIAETVGRGVEIRRARIVSEPVSEYIRYEYDVTFPNVAAGEQVRWLPRRNAGDIPLPGNDFWLFDGRLVRWGHFSGDGDSLGGELTEDPAAVRLCADAFEQVWDRAIPHDKYTI
- a CDS encoding helix-turn-helix domain-containing protein gives rise to the protein MPPYTPSSSVVAARRALAERLRDLRRDAGITGDELSARCGWNPAKTSRLQAGKAAPSEADIRAWCRACGAEEQVPELIAASRAVESMYVEWRRLEAGGLRQAQDSVLDLYRRTRRFRVYASRTIPGMVQTRAYTEAVLRAVQRSRGTVDDVDAAVEARMARQRMVFSGGATFALLVEESVLRGAVCDAETMDGQLGHLIAVSTLPQVSLGVIPLATGRTRSPAEDFYLFDDVQTSVELVSGHLRLTQRHELEMYAGVFTELSRMARFGAEARALIASAIDRRRR